Proteins from a single region of Spodoptera frugiperda isolate SF20-4 chromosome 8, AGI-APGP_CSIRO_Sfru_2.0, whole genome shotgun sequence:
- the LOC118275526 gene encoding LOW QUALITY PROTEIN: uncharacterized protein LOC118275526 (The sequence of the model RefSeq protein was modified relative to this genomic sequence to represent the inferred CDS: inserted 1 base in 1 codon): MNINKYLIIFKLLLFSGCLCEISEGEKEKLLNGFLEHYNSLPDQIYQSNEGSLQSTQQVDDTTYEIVVKLTAKEIQNAEVTKSLTCTATLKDSDDHVRVTHSHCQYPGQEDSSQEKASEGQAEVTEPVLERRPVQLDNEVQSDTAISSGEQFIAIPRDQPSVPCFGCATHVNPQAAGVSELASLGLRHLDIHQPSTKHTLDRVLDVERQVQVVNGVRYILTMSVNFNNCSDTQPENCMSSNICKITFLVKPWVKLSNGANYRAILGNNCTEEWLYGDNGEVLPESVDNQAHDKDEGNKGNDGGDIQVKHHTDVQSQPNMEKTLTDEEIKNLEEQIIPNNQFQENYQPSSTMSPDSPEVNKEHVFKAESSKRNENSIPVTEQNLNINSDKKKAIDDLLNFFDFSGFKLKTESTDTVPRIRRSYDYDLQLLTLAEDYHGIKNSIENARFIYGLAQTMVNYLNEMDLEVKNRVVKSVIKAEEEADSLQRYIYVQASVTIPCDKVECEPKDSSTQICNGVIDATNDDSPQIISSFCYDDNKERDYRDSVKEIPLDDPVLQNFVLEAVKKIESESKSENALKVNKIISAITQVTSGTLTKFSIIVDNLKCNKSVPLALRTNCKVLEQLGSQICEIIVHERHWMKETKISYSCTDRPVDMKISKKVKSITQSVNVEDPKIIEMLQEAIQFLETKSEKNNKQKIVNVTSITSQIIAGFLTKIEFVVGYTNCTDGNELVDESNKCQLLKGQNLRLCKAQFWDRSWIIDGRQVEVSCDDVKRKKRKREAIPGGLTDQNPNDPKYRALAEESLRKFIVESGTTEPLRVVRVEKVTTQVVAGSLTRIDFVISGGQDINKCHSKIWEQPWMNKKDIEVSCHNGDQRSKRETIPGGLTDQNPNDPKYRALAEESLRKFITDSGTTEPLQMVRVEKVTTQVVSGLMTRIDFVISGGQDINKCHSKIWEQPWMNKKDIEVSCHNGDQRSKRETIPGGLTEKNPNDPKYRALAEESLRKFIVESGTTEPLQMVRVEKVTTQVVSGLMTRIDFVISGGQDINKCHSKIWEQPWMNKKDIEVSCHNGDQRSKRETIPGGLXRENPNDPKYRALAEESLRKFITESGTTEPLQMVRVEKVTTQVVSGLMTRIDFVISDGQDINKCHSEIWEQPWMNKKDIEVSCHNGDQRSKRETMTGGLTDQNPNDPMYRALAEESLRKFIVESGTTEPLRVVRVEKVTTQVVAGSLTRIDFVISGGQDINKYINKCHSKIWEQPWINKKDIEVSCHNGDQRSKREAIPGGLTDQNPNDPKYRALAEESLLKFIVESGTTQPLRVVRVEKVTTQVVAGSLTRIDFVISGGQDINKCHSKIWEQPWMNKKDIEVSCHNGDQRSKRETMTGGLTDQNPNDPMYRALAEESLRKFIVESGTTEPLRVVRVEKVTTQVVAGSLTRIDFVISGGQDINKCHSKIWEQPWMNKKDIEVSCHNGDQRSKRETIPGGLTEKNPNDPKYRALAEESLRKFITESGTTEPLQMVRVEKVTTQVVSGLMTRIDFVISGGQDINKCHSKIWEQPWMNKKDIEVSCHNGDQRSKRETMTGGLTDQNPNDPMYRALAEESLRKFIVESGTTEPLRVVRVEKVTTQVVAGSLTRIDFVISGGQDINKCHSKIWEQPWINKKDIEVSCHNGDQRSKRETIPGGLTEKNPNDPKYRALAEESLRKFITDSGTTEHLQLVRVEKVTTQVVSGLMTRIDFVISGGQDINKCHSKIWEQPWMNKKDIEVSCHNGDQRSKRETMTGGLTDQNPNDPMYRALAEESLRKFITDSGTTEPLQMVRVEKVTTQVVSGLMTRIDFVISGGQDINKCHSKIWEQPWMNKKDIEVSCHNGDQRSKREAMTGGLTDQNPNDPEYRALAEESLRKFITDSGTTEHLQLVRVEKVTTQVVAGMMTRIDFTVSDGNSKTMKCHSEILQQVWVGRKEVNVDCLPINIRARRDLVMPRGLVEQNLIKPKFNVPLGKKPSPGSGTEMSLHNVRGNDEEEQNPNKPEYKVLAEESLRKFQQKSTVYHKVLEVKRVLTRVVSGLKYNIDFTAAPTACSVNESRVNARRCKTDDEIILYCHTEIWDRPWLRKKNIDVQCNDPSDDRDDFVEDDSDIAEVNSEKESNNSENHMKLANAATEKYLTASNRKYVHKVTGIQSVSEPQLDGTFTIDFTISPTTCLRNVTNKDSCKVKQPVVVFHCNAKIRNLPSGNNENEIEVTCRKASEGVNKSKKDKRDVGIGNARQTVDDAEEMDEDVIYYYADRALQHVNDNSRSNNLHKLISIHAVQSSVQMGERTVKMYIEIAETYCLRHHRTKDLKNCEELNGLNHRLCLARLWPAPDEELITRHISVVCDDEEDFVAITGVNVPELLRLSLIELERAPGAKYKLVHQGEPQVIPSLDSRQPFKINFIVAYTNCSIDVDLDKNPFQCYLNTEIPSKTCHSFIWLKTDIRHISYINVKCANLNRWRRSTNQTNTTSENGEINSMVAAALEKLEMSSLHRYKQRVLQINSHSTKITSGKVTTIDFDVGYTSCLKYEWVENITSCDFLEHLPRRRCVAQIWERLWIKNGQNIDVNCVDDETPLESHIEFESAEMANALAKEALKHIEAKYPHPSKQKVVRIFSLEKQVVAGIHYKMKVEVGFTDCLALSDQTDCKLLKDHGLNKFCRVNVWVRPWTDHPPNFRVSCDFQEGATHDLYHHVQAEQLFYNFLTTYSPSYVNDYSQMQKRFEIFKNNIKKIHELNVHEKGTAVYGVTRFTDLTYEEFSSTYMGLNTNLTNENQVPMTKADIPDIKLPEDFDWREHDAVTEVKDQGQCGSCWAFSVTGNIEGQWKMQSGQLVSLSEQELVDCDKLDDGCNGGLPDNAYRAIEQMGGLELESDYPYEGVGEKCEFNKTLAKVQISGAVNITTNETGMAQWLVHNGPISIGINANAMQFYMGGISHPWKMLCNPTNLDHGVLIVGYGIKDYPLFHKKLPYWIIKNSWGKSWGEQGYYRVYRGDGTCGVNQMASSAII, encoded by the exons atgaatataaataagtacttaataatttttaaattgttattattttctggTTGTTTGTGTGAAATAAGCGAGGGTGAAAAAGAGAAACTTTTGAATGGCTTCCTAGAACATTATAATAGTTTACCTGATCAAATATACCAGAGCAATGAAGGATCTTTGCAAAGTACGCAGCAAGTG GATGACACCACATATGAAATAGTAGTCAAGTTAACTGCCAAAGAGATTCAGAATGCTGAAGTAACAAAGTCTCTGACTTGTACTGCTACTCTCAAGGACTCTGATGATCATGTCCGTGTCACACATAGTCATTGTCAATATCCTGGTCAGGAGGACTCCAGCCAGGAGAAGGCTTCGGAAGGTCAGGCGGAAGTGACTGAACCTGTTCTTGAGAGGAGGCCTGTCCAGTTAGACAATGAAGTGCAGTCTGATACAGCT ATATCATCAGGTGAACAGTTTATAGCGATACCTCGGGATCAACCGAGTGTACCATGCTTTGGGTGTGCCACGCACGTGAACCCACAGGCTGCTGGAGTCAGCGAGCTCGCTAGCCTCGGTCTGAGGCACCTCGACATCCATCAACCCTCTACGAAACACACCCTGGATCGAGTATTAGATGTAGAGAGACAAGTCCAA GTGGTAAACGGAGTGCGATATATTTTAACTATGTCAGTTAATTTTAACAACTGTTCGGATACCCAACCTGAAAACTGTATGTCCTCTAACATTTGCAAGATAACGTTTCTAGTTAAACCATGGGTAAAACTATCCAATGGTGCAAATTATAGAGCAATATTAGGAAACAATTGTACAGAAGAATGGCTGTATGGTGACAATGGCGAAGTTCTACCAGAATCCGTTGATAACCAAGCACATGATAAAGATGAAGGAAATAAAGGAAATGATGGAGGCGACATACAAGTGAAACATCATACGGATGTTCAATCTCAACCAAACATGGAAAAAACACTAACAGATGAAGAGATAAAAAATCTAGAAGAACAAATAATTCCGAATAATCAATTTCAAGAAAACTATCAACCTTCTTCTACCATGTCTCCTGATTCCCCCGAGGTAAATAAGGAACATGTTTTTAAAGCTGAATCCAGTAAACGTAACGAGAATTCAATTCCTGTTACCGAACAAAATCTGAACATTAATTCAGATAAAAAGAAAGCTATAGACGACCTGTTGAACTTTTTTGACTTTTCCGGATTTAAACTGAAGACGGAAAGTACAGACACCGTGCCAAGGATAAGGAGAAGTTATGATTATGATTTGCAACTACTTACACTTGCAGAAGATTATCATGGAATTAAAAATAGTATAGAAAATGCACGTTTTATATACGGCTTAGCTCAAACTATGGTGaactatttaaatgaaatggaTTTGGAAGTGAAAAATAGAGTCGTTAAAAGCGTAATTAAAGCGGAAGAAGAAGCTGACAGTCTACAGCGCTATATATACGTACAGGCTAGTGTTACAATACCATGTGATAAAGTTGAATGTGAACCGAAAGACTCAAGTACTCAAATTTGTAATGGTGTTATAGATGCCACAAACGACGATAGTCCCCAAATTATAAGTTCATTCTGTTACGACGATAACAAAGAAAGAGATTACAGAGATAGTGTCAAAGAAATTCCTCTCGACGATCCCGTCTTACAAAATTTTGTCTTAGAGGCAGTGAAAAAAATTGAATCTGAATCAAAGTCTGAAAACgctttgaaagtaaataaaattatttcagctATAACCCAAGTTACATCTGGAACActtacaaaattttcaattattgttgataatttaaaatgtaataagagCGTTCCACTAGCCTTACGAACAAATTGTAAGGTTCTAGAACAATTGGGATCACAGATTTGTGAAATAATTGTGCATGAGAGACATTGGATGAAAGAGACGAAAATATCATACTCTTGTACTGACAGACCAGTTGACatgaaaatatcgaaaaaagtaaaatcaATAACCCAAAGTGTTAATGTAGAGGATCCAAAAATTATCGAAATGTTGCAAGAAGCCATACAATTTTTAGAAACCAAATCGGAAAAGAATAACAAGCAAAAGATTGTAAACGTAACGTCTATCACTTCTCAAATTATTGCTGGctttttaactaaaatagaATTTGTGGTTGGATATACAAATTGCACAGACGGCAATGAGTTAGTAGATGAATCTAATAAATGCCAGTTATTGAAAGGACAAAATCTTCGTCTGTGTAAAGCTCAGTTTTGGGATAGATCATGGATAATTGATGGTAGACAAGTTGAAGTTTCATGCGATGACGTTAAAAGGAAAAAACG TAAAAGAGAGGCAATACCGGGTGGTTTGACAGATCAAAACCCAAACGACCCAAAGTATCGTGCTTTGGCTGAAGAATCGTTGCGGAAGTTCATCGTTGAATCTGGGACAACGGAACCTCTACGAGTGGTACGGGTGGAAAAAGTAACCACGCAAGTCGTGGCTGGCTCGTTGACTCGCATCGACTTTGTAATATCGGGTGGGCAAGATATCAATAAATGTCACTCTAAAATATGGGAGCAGCCGTGGatgaataaaaaagatatcGAAGTTTCCTGTCATAACGGTGACCAAAGAAGTAAAAGAGAGACAATACCGGGTGGTTTGACAGATCAAAACCCAAACGACCCAAAGTATCGTGCTTTGGCTGAAGAATCGTTGCGGAAGTTCATTACTGATTCTGGGACGACGGAACCTCTACAAATGGTACGAGTTGAAAAAGTAACCACGCAAGTCGTTTCTGGATTGATGACCCGCATCGACTTTGTGATATCGGGTGGGCAAGATATCAATAAATGTCACTCTAAAATATGGGAGCAGCCGTGGatgaataaaaaagatatcGAAGTTTCCTGTCATAACGGTGACCAAAGAAGTAAAAGAGAGACAATACCGGGTGGTTTGACAGAGAAAAACCCAAACGACCCAAAGTATCGTGCTTTGGCTGAAGAATCGTTGCGGAAGTTCATCGTTGAATCTGGGACAACGGAACCTCTACAAATGGTACGAGTTGAAAAAGTAACCACGCAAGTCGTTTCTGGATTGATGACCCGCATCGACTTTGTGATATCGGGTGGGCAAGATATCAATAAATGTCACTCTAAAATATGGGAGCAGCCGTGGatgaataaaaaagatatcGAAGTTTCCTGTCATAACGGTGACCAAAGAAGTAAAAGAGAGACAATACCGGGTGGTT ACAGAGAAAACCCAAACGACCCAAAGTATCGTGCTTTGGCTGAAGAATCGTTGCGGAAGTTCATTACTGAATCTGGGACAACGGAACCTCTACAAATGGTACGAGTTGAAAAAGTAACCACGCAAGTCGTTTCTGGATTGATGACCCGCATCGACTTTGTGATATCGGATGGGCAAGATATCAATAAATGCCACTCTGAAATATGGGAGCAGCCGTGGATGAACAAAAAAGATATCGAAGTTTCCTGTCATAACGGTGACCAAAGAAGTAAAAGAGAGACAATGACGGGTGGTTTGACAGATCAAAACCCAAACGACCCAATGTATCGTGCTTTGGCTGAAGAATCGTTGCGGAAGTTCATCGTTGAATCTGGGACAACGGAACCTCTACGAGTGGTACGGGTGGAAAAAGTAACCACGCAAGTCGTGGCTGGCTCGTTGACTCGCATCGACTTTGTAATATCGGGTGGGCAAGATATCAATAAAT ATATCAATAAATGCCACTCTAAAATATGGGAGCAGCCTTGGATAAACAAAAAAGATATCGAAGTTTCCTGTCATAACGGTGACCAAAGAAGTAAAAGAGAGGCAATACCGGGTGGTTTGACAGATCAAAACCCAAACGATCCAAAGTATCGTGCTTTGGCTGAAGAATCGTTGCTAAAGTTCATCGTTGAATCTGGGACAACGCAACCTCTACGAGTCGTACGGGTGGAAAAAGTAACCACGCAAGTCGTGGCTGGCTCGTTGACTCGCATCGACTTTGTAATATCGGGTGGGCAAGATATCAATAAATGTCACTCTAAAATATGGGAGCAGCCGTGGATGAACAAAAAAGATATCGAAGTTTCCTGTCATAACGGTGACCAAAGAAGTAAAAGAGAGACAATGACGGGTGGTTTGACAGATCAAAACCCAAACGACCCAATGTATCGTGCTTTGGCTGAAGAATCGTTGCGGAAGTTCATCGTTGAATCTGGGACAACGGAACCTCTACGAGTGGTACGGGTGGAAAAAGTAACCACGCAAGTCGTGGCTGGCTCGTTGACTCGCATCGACTTTGTAATATCGGGTGGGCAAGATATCAATAAATGTCACTCTAAAATATGGGAGCAGCCGTGGATGAACAAAAAAGATATCGAAGTTTCCTGTCATAACGGTGACCAAAGAAGTAAAAGAGAGACAATACCGGGTGGTTTGACAGAGAAAAACCCAAACGACCCAAAGTATCGTGCTTTGGCTGAAGAATCGTTGCGGAAGTTCATTACTGAATCTGGGACAACGGAACCTCTACAAATGGTACGAGTTGAAAAAGTAACCACGCAAGTCGTTTCTGGATTGATGACCCGCATCGACTTTGTGATATCGGGTGGGCAAGATATCAATAAATGTCACTCTAAAATATGGGAGCAGCCGTGGatgaataaaaaagatatcGAAGTTTCCTGTCATAACGGTGACCAAAGAAGTAAAAGAGAGACAATGACGGGTGGTTTGACAGATCAAAACCCAAACGACCCAATGTATCGTGCTTTGGCTGAAGAATCGTTGCGGAAGTTCATCGTTGAATCTGGGACAACGGAACCTCTACGAGTGGTACGGGTGGAAAAAGTAACCACGCAAGTCGTGGCTGGCTCGTTGACTCGCATCGACTTTGTAATATCGGGTGGGCAAGATATCAATAAATGTCACTCTAAAATATGGGAGCAGCCTTGGATAAACAAAAAAGATATCGAAGTTTCCTGTCATAACGGTGACCAAAGAAGTAAAAGAGAGACAATACCGGGTGGTTTGACAGAGAAAAACCCAAACGACCCAAAGTATCGTGCTTTGGCTGAAGAATCGTTGCGGAAGTTCATTACTGATTCTGGAACGACCGAACATCTCCAACTAGTACGAGTTGAAAAAGTAACCACGCAAGTCGTTTCTGGATTGATGACCCGCATCGACTTTGTGATATCGGGTGGGCAAGATATCAATAAATGTCACTCTAAAATATGGGAGCAGCCGTGGatgaataaaaaagatatcGAAGTTTCCTGTCATAACGGTGACCAAAGAAGTAAAAGAGAGACAATGACGGGTGGTTTGACAGATCAAAACCCAAACGACCCAATGTATCGTGCTTTGGCTGAAGAATCGTTGCGGAAGTTCATTACTGATTCTGGAACGACCGAACCTCTTCAAATGGTACGAGTTGAAAAAGTAACCACGCAAGTCGTTTCTGGATTGATGACCCGCATCGACTTTGTGATATCGGGTGGGCAAGATATCAATAAATGTCACTCTAAAATATGGGAGCAGCCGTGGatgaataaaaaagatatcGAAGTTTCCTGTCATAACGGTGACCAAAGAAGTAAAAGAGAGGCAATGACAGGTGGTTTGACAGATCAAAACCCAAACGACCCAGAGTATCGTGCTTTGGCTGAGGAATCGTTGCGGAAGTTCATTACTGATTCTGGGACGACCGAACATCTACAACTAGTACGAGTTGAGAAAGTAACCACGCAAGTCGTGGCTGGCATGATGACTCGCATCGATTTTACCGTATCTGATGGAAATTCAAAAACTATGAAATGTCATTCTGAGATATTGCAACAAGTTTGGGTTGGAAGAAAGGAAGTAAACGTTGATTGTCTTCCTATTAATATTAGAGCACGTAGAGATTTAGTAATGCCTCGAGGCTTGGTGGaacaaaatcttataaaaccAAAGTTCAATGTTCCGCTTGGAAAGAAACCGAGCCCTGGAAGCGGCACTGAAATGAGTCTTCATAACGTACGAGGTAACGATGAAGAAGAACAAAATCCAAATAAACCTGAGTACAAGGTACTGGCTGAAGAATCCTTAAGAAAGTTTCAACAAAAAAGCACTGTTTATCATAAAGTTCTTGAAGTGAAACGGGTTCTCACACGTGTGGTTTCGGGcttaaaatataacatagaTTTTACTGCTGCGCCAACAGCTTGCTCTGTAAACGAATCCCGCGTGAATGCTCGCAGATGTAAGACAGATGATGAAATAATTCTTTACTGTCATACAGAAATATGGGATCGACCATGgttaagaaagaaaaatattgatgttCAATGTAATGATCCGTCAGATGACCGAGATGATTTCGTAGAAGATGATTCTGATATTGCTGAGGTAAATTCAGAAAAAGAAAGTAATAATTCCGAAAACCACATGAAACTAGCCAATGCAGcaactgaaaaatatttaactgcATCAAATAGAAAATACGTTCATAAAGTTACAGGAATCCAAAGTGTAAGTGAACCACAGTTAGATGGGACATTTACTATTGACTTTACTATATCACCTACTACTTGTTTAAGAAACGTTACCAATAAAGATTCCTGTAAAGTGAAACAACCAGTTGTCGTTTTTCATTGTAATGCCAAAATAAGGAATTTACCTTCGGgtaataatgaaaatgaaattgaaGTCACTTGTAGAAAGGCTAGTGAGGGAGTAAACAAAAGCAAAAAAGATAAACGCGACGTAGGTATTGGAAATGCCAGACAAACTGTTGATGATGCGGAAGAAATGGATGAAGATGTCATTTATTATTACGCTGATCGTGCTCTTCAACACGTTAACGACAATTCGCGttcaaataatttacataaattaatatctatacaCGCTGTGCAAAGTAGTGTTCAAATGGGAGAACGAACTGTAAAAATGTACATTGAAATAGCCGAAACATATTGCTTGCGGCATCACAGAACAAAGGATCTGAAAAACTGTGAAGAACTTAATGGTTTAAATCATAGGCTATGTTTGGCTAGATTATGGCCTGCACCAGACGAAGAGTTGATAACAAGACACATATCTGTTGTTTGTGATGATGAAGAAGATTTTGTGGCCATTACCGGAGTCAATGTTCCTGAACTTTTAAGATTGTCCTTAATCGAACTTGAAAGGGCTCCTGGTGCGAAGTACAAACTAGTCCATCAAGGCGAGCCACAAGTTATACCTTCGCTCGATTCCAGAcaaccatttaaaataaattttattgttgcttATACAAACTGTTCTATAGATGTCGATTTAGACAAAAATCCTTTCCAATGTTATCTTAATACTGAAATACCTTCAAAGACTTGCCACTCCTTTATTTGGCTGAAGACAGACATAAGACATATTAGTTACATAAATGTTAAATGTGCGAATTTAAATCGTTGGAGAAGATCTACAAATCAAACGAATACAACTTCagaaaatggagaaataaataGTATGGTGGCCGCAGCTTTAGAAAAGTTAGAAATGTCTTCATTACACAGATACAAACAGCGGGTGCTGCAGATAAACAGTCACTCAACTAAAATAACGTCTGGTAAGGTAACCACCATCGACTTTGACGTCGGCTACACGTCCTGTTTAAAGTACGAGTGGGTTGAGAACATAACTAGTTGTGATTTCCTGGAGCACTTGCCCCGAAGACGTTGCGTGGCGCAAATATGGGAAAGATTGTGGATAAAGAATGGACAAAATATTGATGTAAATTGTGTTGATGATGAAACGCCTTTGGAATCACACATAGAATTTGAGAGCGCTGAAATGGCTAATGCGTTGGCGAAAGAAGCATTAAAACACATTGAAGCAAAATATCCTCACCCTAGCAAACAAAAGGTGGTTAGGATATTTTCATTGGAAAAACAAGTAGTTGCTGGCATTCACTACAAAATGAAGGTAGAGGTTGGTTTCACAGATTGCCTTGCTTTAAGCGACCAAACTGACTGCAAGTTACTAAAGGATCACGGTCTGAACAAGTTCTGTCGTGTAAATGTTTGGGTGCGACCATGGACTGACCACCCTCCCAATTTCAGAGTGTCATGCGATTTCCAAGAAGGTGCTACGCATGACTTATACCACCACGTGCAAGCGGAACAATTGTTTTACAACTTTTTGACAACTTACAGTCCCAGCTACGTAAATGATTACTCTCAAATGCAGAAACGTTttgagatatttaaaaataatataaagaaaattcaCGAGTTGAATGTTCACGAGAAAGGTACTGCTGTATACGGAGTGACGCGATTTACTGATTTGACGTACGAAGAATTCAGTAGTACATACATGGGGTTGAATACGAATTTGACTAACGAGAACCAGGTACCTATGACGAAAGCCGATATTCCAGACATTAAACTACCTGAGGACTTTGACTGGAGAGAGCACGACGCCGTCACGGAGGTGAAGGACCAGGGGCAATGTGGTAGCTGCTGGGCATTCAGTGTGACTG gTAACATTGAAGGCCAGTGGAAGATGCAGTCAGGACAACTGGTATCCCTGTCTGAGCAGGAGTTGGTGGACTGTGACAAGCTGGACGACGGCTGCAATGGCGGATTACCTGATAATGCCTACAG GGCTATAGAACAGATGGGAGGTCTGGAGTTGGAGAGTGACTACCCATACGAAGGTGTGGGTGAGAAGTGTGAGTTCAACAAGACCCTCGCGAAGGTGCAGATCAGTGGAGCTGTGAACATCACCACGAATGAGACTGGAATGGCCCAGTGGCTGGTGCACAATGGACCCATTTCTATTG GTATCAACGCGAACGCTATGCAGTTCTACATGGGGGGTATCTCACACCCGTGGAAGATGTTGTGTAACCCCACCAACTTGGATCACGGTGTGCTCATTGTGGGATATGGTATTAAAG ACTACCCGCTCTTCCACAAGAAACTACCATACTGGATTATAAAGAACTCATGGGGCAAGTCATGGGGTGAACAGGGCTACTACCGCGTGTACCGAGGCGATGGTACCTGCGGAGTCAACCAAATGGCAAGCAGCGCTATCATATAA